A section of the Buteo buteo chromosome 27, bButBut1.hap1.1, whole genome shotgun sequence genome encodes:
- the MIEF2 gene encoding mitochondrial dynamics protein MID49 isoform X2, whose product MGATMAEFTSQRGKRQEDSGLGSVLDLLLANARLVLGVSGAAVLAIATLAVKRLIDRATSPRDEGDPKAEQKTLEESWQDLALIKATPKLPKKQRREDLSEPPLSPARPPAPEPRACSAPPETPQVEFSPPRCLTLQEKLLSHYSSRLAVPKVQASLAPQLARSICAQLQNFLQTKCPELPFGSLFLSGPLLDGLGALAADHVHLMLPVVLDAALWSLIPGEDTVVRNPQYWLIKRTDLEYFPRGRSPWDRFIVGRYLSSNALNEILHKMLVASINWPAIGSLLGSVIHPVVASQELKLEVKHDQVELSIALFPVVEMEDKVLLAAPPEGLVENLWLESFYRAEVSKLKELDAGDAGARQRCLRILNGICKSHPTLHKLSGSPLTHVVLHLSATSLDWAEESLADRFQQVLEELVGYLEKGVLPSYFNHKINLFCELLEEEIDEMGFMLYRAVSEPELLLKEK is encoded by the exons ATGGG GGCAACCATGGCCGAATTCACTAGCCAGCGGGGCAAGCGGCAGGAGGACAGCGGGCTGGGCAGCGTCCTCGACCTGCTGTTGGCCAACGCCAGGCTGGTGCTGGGTGTCAGCGGCGCGGCCGTGCTCGCCATCGCCACGTTGGCCGTCAAGCGG ctAATAGACCGAGCCACCAGCCCTCGTGATGAAGGCGATCCCAAAGCTGAGCAGAAGACCCTGGAGGAGAGCTGGCAGGACTTGGCCTTGATCAAGGCAACGCCAAAACTCCCcaagaagcagagaagggaagACCTCAGCGAGCCTCCGCTCTCTCCAGCTCGGCCGCCGGCGCCAG AGCCTAGGGCCTGCTCTGCCCCTCCGGAGACTCCTCAGGTTGAATTCAGCCCTCCACGCTGCCTCACGCTGCAGGAGAAGCTCCTCTCCCACTACAGCAGCCGGCTGGCCGTGCCCAAGGTGCAAGCATCCCTCGCCCCGCAGCTGGCCAGGAGCATCTGCGCCCAACTGCAGAACTTCCTGCAAACCAAGTGCCCGGAGCTGCCCTTCGGCAGCCTCTTCCTCAGCGGTCCCCTGCTCGATGGCCTCGGAGCTCTGGCAGCCGACCACGTCCACCTCATGCTGCCGGTGGTCCTTGACGCCGCGCTCTGGAGCCTCATCCCAGGAGAGGACACAGTGGTGAGGAACCCCCAGTACTGGCTGATCAAGAGGACTGATCTGGAGTATTTCCCTCGTGGGCGTAGCCCCTGGGACAGGTTCATCGTGGGCCGGTACCTCTCCTCCAACGCGCTCAATGAGATCCTTCACAAGATGCTGGTGGCCTCCATCAACTGGCCTGCCATAGGCAGCCTGCTGGGGAGCGTCATCCACCCGGTCGTGGCTTCCCAGGAGCTGAAACTGGAAGTCAAACACGACCAGGTTGAGCTGAGCATCGCCCTCTTCCCGGTGGTGGAAATGGAGGACAAGGTTCTTCTGGCTGCTCCTCCTGAAGGACTGGTGGAAAACCTCTGGCTTGAGAGCTTTTACAGGGCAGAGGTTTCAAAGCTGAAGGAGCTGGATGCTGGGGACGCCGGGGCTCGGCAGCGCTGCCTCCGCATCCTGAACGGCATCTGCAAGAGCCATCCCACCCTGCACAAACTGAGCGGCAGCCCCTTGACCCACGTCGTCCTTCATCTCAGTGCTACCAGTTTGGACTGGGCAGAAGAAAGCCTTGCTGACAGGTTCCAGCAGGTGCTTGAGGAGCTGGTAGGCTACCTGGAAAAAGGGGTCCTGCCTTCCTATTTCAACCACAAAATCAACCTCTTTTGCGAGCTGTTGGAAGAGGAAATCGATGAAATGGGCTTCATGCTCTACAGGGCGGTATCTGAGCCAGAGCTCCTGCTGAAGGAGAAATGA
- the MIEF2 gene encoding mitochondrial dynamics protein MID49 isoform X3 produces the protein MAEFTSQRGKRQEDSGLGSVLDLLLANARLVLGVSGAAVLAIATLAVKRLIDRATSPRDEGDPKAEQKTLEESWQDLALIKATPKLPKKQRREDLSEPPLSPARPPAPEPRACSAPPETPQVEFSPPRCLTLQEKLLSHYSSRLAVPKVQASLAPQLARSICAQLQNFLQTKCPELPFGSLFLSGPLLDGLGALAADHVHLMLPVVLDAALWSLIPGEDTVVRNPQYWLIKRTDLEYFPRGRSPWDRFIVGRYLSSNALNEILHKMLVASINWPAIGSLLGSVIHPVVASQELKLEVKHDQVELSIALFPVVEMEDKVLLAAPPEGLVENLWLESFYRAEVSKLKELDAGDAGARQRCLRILNGICKSHPTLHKLSGSPLTHVVLHLSATSLDWAEESLADRFQQVLEELVGYLEKGVLPSYFNHKINLFCELLEEEIDEMGFMLYRAVSEPELLLKEK, from the exons ATGGCCGAATTCACTAGCCAGCGGGGCAAGCGGCAGGAGGACAGCGGGCTGGGCAGCGTCCTCGACCTGCTGTTGGCCAACGCCAGGCTGGTGCTGGGTGTCAGCGGCGCGGCCGTGCTCGCCATCGCCACGTTGGCCGTCAAGCGG ctAATAGACCGAGCCACCAGCCCTCGTGATGAAGGCGATCCCAAAGCTGAGCAGAAGACCCTGGAGGAGAGCTGGCAGGACTTGGCCTTGATCAAGGCAACGCCAAAACTCCCcaagaagcagagaagggaagACCTCAGCGAGCCTCCGCTCTCTCCAGCTCGGCCGCCGGCGCCAG AGCCTAGGGCCTGCTCTGCCCCTCCGGAGACTCCTCAGGTTGAATTCAGCCCTCCACGCTGCCTCACGCTGCAGGAGAAGCTCCTCTCCCACTACAGCAGCCGGCTGGCCGTGCCCAAGGTGCAAGCATCCCTCGCCCCGCAGCTGGCCAGGAGCATCTGCGCCCAACTGCAGAACTTCCTGCAAACCAAGTGCCCGGAGCTGCCCTTCGGCAGCCTCTTCCTCAGCGGTCCCCTGCTCGATGGCCTCGGAGCTCTGGCAGCCGACCACGTCCACCTCATGCTGCCGGTGGTCCTTGACGCCGCGCTCTGGAGCCTCATCCCAGGAGAGGACACAGTGGTGAGGAACCCCCAGTACTGGCTGATCAAGAGGACTGATCTGGAGTATTTCCCTCGTGGGCGTAGCCCCTGGGACAGGTTCATCGTGGGCCGGTACCTCTCCTCCAACGCGCTCAATGAGATCCTTCACAAGATGCTGGTGGCCTCCATCAACTGGCCTGCCATAGGCAGCCTGCTGGGGAGCGTCATCCACCCGGTCGTGGCTTCCCAGGAGCTGAAACTGGAAGTCAAACACGACCAGGTTGAGCTGAGCATCGCCCTCTTCCCGGTGGTGGAAATGGAGGACAAGGTTCTTCTGGCTGCTCCTCCTGAAGGACTGGTGGAAAACCTCTGGCTTGAGAGCTTTTACAGGGCAGAGGTTTCAAAGCTGAAGGAGCTGGATGCTGGGGACGCCGGGGCTCGGCAGCGCTGCCTCCGCATCCTGAACGGCATCTGCAAGAGCCATCCCACCCTGCACAAACTGAGCGGCAGCCCCTTGACCCACGTCGTCCTTCATCTCAGTGCTACCAGTTTGGACTGGGCAGAAGAAAGCCTTGCTGACAGGTTCCAGCAGGTGCTTGAGGAGCTGGTAGGCTACCTGGAAAAAGGGGTCCTGCCTTCCTATTTCAACCACAAAATCAACCTCTTTTGCGAGCTGTTGGAAGAGGAAATCGATGAAATGGGCTTCATGCTCTACAGGGCGGTATCTGAGCCAGAGCTCCTGCTGAAGGAGAAATGA
- the MIEF2 gene encoding mitochondrial dynamics protein MID49 isoform X1 yields the protein MLREVATLRGRRGWATMAEFTSQRGKRQEDSGLGSVLDLLLANARLVLGVSGAAVLAIATLAVKRLIDRATSPRDEGDPKAEQKTLEESWQDLALIKATPKLPKKQRREDLSEPPLSPARPPAPEPRACSAPPETPQVEFSPPRCLTLQEKLLSHYSSRLAVPKVQASLAPQLARSICAQLQNFLQTKCPELPFGSLFLSGPLLDGLGALAADHVHLMLPVVLDAALWSLIPGEDTVVRNPQYWLIKRTDLEYFPRGRSPWDRFIVGRYLSSNALNEILHKMLVASINWPAIGSLLGSVIHPVVASQELKLEVKHDQVELSIALFPVVEMEDKVLLAAPPEGLVENLWLESFYRAEVSKLKELDAGDAGARQRCLRILNGICKSHPTLHKLSGSPLTHVVLHLSATSLDWAEESLADRFQQVLEELVGYLEKGVLPSYFNHKINLFCELLEEEIDEMGFMLYRAVSEPELLLKEK from the exons ATGCTCCGGGAAGTAGCCACcctgagaggaagaagaggatg GGCAACCATGGCCGAATTCACTAGCCAGCGGGGCAAGCGGCAGGAGGACAGCGGGCTGGGCAGCGTCCTCGACCTGCTGTTGGCCAACGCCAGGCTGGTGCTGGGTGTCAGCGGCGCGGCCGTGCTCGCCATCGCCACGTTGGCCGTCAAGCGG ctAATAGACCGAGCCACCAGCCCTCGTGATGAAGGCGATCCCAAAGCTGAGCAGAAGACCCTGGAGGAGAGCTGGCAGGACTTGGCCTTGATCAAGGCAACGCCAAAACTCCCcaagaagcagagaagggaagACCTCAGCGAGCCTCCGCTCTCTCCAGCTCGGCCGCCGGCGCCAG AGCCTAGGGCCTGCTCTGCCCCTCCGGAGACTCCTCAGGTTGAATTCAGCCCTCCACGCTGCCTCACGCTGCAGGAGAAGCTCCTCTCCCACTACAGCAGCCGGCTGGCCGTGCCCAAGGTGCAAGCATCCCTCGCCCCGCAGCTGGCCAGGAGCATCTGCGCCCAACTGCAGAACTTCCTGCAAACCAAGTGCCCGGAGCTGCCCTTCGGCAGCCTCTTCCTCAGCGGTCCCCTGCTCGATGGCCTCGGAGCTCTGGCAGCCGACCACGTCCACCTCATGCTGCCGGTGGTCCTTGACGCCGCGCTCTGGAGCCTCATCCCAGGAGAGGACACAGTGGTGAGGAACCCCCAGTACTGGCTGATCAAGAGGACTGATCTGGAGTATTTCCCTCGTGGGCGTAGCCCCTGGGACAGGTTCATCGTGGGCCGGTACCTCTCCTCCAACGCGCTCAATGAGATCCTTCACAAGATGCTGGTGGCCTCCATCAACTGGCCTGCCATAGGCAGCCTGCTGGGGAGCGTCATCCACCCGGTCGTGGCTTCCCAGGAGCTGAAACTGGAAGTCAAACACGACCAGGTTGAGCTGAGCATCGCCCTCTTCCCGGTGGTGGAAATGGAGGACAAGGTTCTTCTGGCTGCTCCTCCTGAAGGACTGGTGGAAAACCTCTGGCTTGAGAGCTTTTACAGGGCAGAGGTTTCAAAGCTGAAGGAGCTGGATGCTGGGGACGCCGGGGCTCGGCAGCGCTGCCTCCGCATCCTGAACGGCATCTGCAAGAGCCATCCCACCCTGCACAAACTGAGCGGCAGCCCCTTGACCCACGTCGTCCTTCATCTCAGTGCTACCAGTTTGGACTGGGCAGAAGAAAGCCTTGCTGACAGGTTCCAGCAGGTGCTTGAGGAGCTGGTAGGCTACCTGGAAAAAGGGGTCCTGCCTTCCTATTTCAACCACAAAATCAACCTCTTTTGCGAGCTGTTGGAAGAGGAAATCGATGAAATGGGCTTCATGCTCTACAGGGCGGTATCTGAGCCAGAGCTCCTGCTGAAGGAGAAATGA